ttcaccccctgtatcataaatcgcgatttcgatttttaaagtggatacatcaatcttacatcttgaaaaattccaaaaatgaaaattttccatccaaaagcctcgaagttattcttgtttcagcggagctctattttcgaattttttcgaattttcccgctcagagagaattttccaactaaaactgaaaaatgttacatcaaaataacttgaaattttctaaggaatctatttctgcaataaaaaaatggtgttctaatttgaaaaacggaagttgacgtcatttccggaaaaaccggaggtgctcatgccttgaaaatattttagatttcatcaacatcgtgaaatacttataagtgctgaaattcatgaaaatacgttcagtagtttcccgtataaatatgggtgagtttcctcgtgaaagaccctgtatagtatcTACCATTAACAAGactcaaaattattattattttatctatAACAAGTATTGTACCATTTTATAATCTTGACTAAATGCGTCAGCTTTCAATGGCATTTGCCACTCTAGTACATTATTTTTGAAGGAGGGCCTATCAAAGtcgacaaattttgaaaattttaaatccaTAGTTTAACAAATAGTATTAATTCTGTCAATTTTGTCATTATTGTTGACTGTGATTCTAAAAATGTTATTTCGGGTTAGGGTTCCAAAGTttgaatgaacaaaaataataaaaattaaccacaataaccgaaaaatggttacacttcgaccaaatttttagtttttttttaaatacccataattttcaaactgcatgggatagatttttttctgattttctcatgatggttacaatcaatcctgtcaccccgtttcggcttgacgttgagatctgggacaccctgtctTAGAATAATTCACCATATCGAGTTTTTAGTTgtctatttcatttttatggttgTTTATGAATTAAGGACTGTCAGAATTAATTAGGAACAGTCATGGATATACGAATACAAAGATTGAACATATTTCCGACTTTAATTTGAATTAGAATACGACTGAACATTTGGTGACCCCGACGAAAAATCGATTATGAGTAAAAGCGAAAGACTAAGAAGGAGTTGCGCCGGACAAAAAAGAAGTTTGTCGAAGGACTTCATTTGGCCTGAAAATTTCGGACGTCATCAATTTTCCAAGCCAGAAGAAGAATCCAGGATGATATCGATAAATTTAGATCAAGGACACAATGAGACCACTTCAAAATTGAACCTTTCTGAACAAAAGAAGTCATCAAAAAATTCGGATGAAGATTTAGCAATTGAGACCAATCATTCCGATAAAATTTACGGAACGAAAACAACTGGAAAAAGTGGAAGTTCATCTCTCAGTGTTGCAAGGAGAAGAATAGCTTTAGAAGCTGAAAATAAGCGCCATGATCTCGAGATGAAATTAATCGCTTTAGAAAAACAAGAGATCCTAAAAGCTATTGAAATCGTGAATATGGAAGAAGATTTGAGGAAAGATGAGATTTCAACTTCTTCACATAAATCGGAAATATCGGAAATGTTATATATACCTCGGAATAAATTGAAGAAGGAGGAAACTTCTGAATGGGTTGATAATTTACCAGATGTATAcactgaaattaatgaaaatcataaaataatGGAAACGACTCAGACTGGTAATGAAATCAGATTACTGTGTGAAACAAGTCAAGAAGTAATACGATCAACGAAACCTACAAGAAACAGTGAACTAAATTCCAGAAACACGTGTATCGACCTTCCTTATTTCAACGGCAATCACAAAGACTGGCCATTATTTATTCAACAATTTGAACATATCAGTTCTTCATATGATTATTCtgatatagaaattactttaaAACTACAAAAATGTTTAGAGGACAAGCAAGGGCAGCAGTAGCTGACATATTCTTAACTTCAGATGTTTTTAAAATAATCGGAACATTAGAAACCAGATTTGGAAGACCAGAACATATAATCGACATGCTTCTAATGAAGTTCAAGGAAATTCCTATTATTCGGGATACAAATctggaaaaaattattaatttatctACTGAAGTGAACAATCTAGTTGCCACCATCAAATCTCTGAATTCTCTAGATCATCTTCAAAATCCTCAATTTTAGAACGTAAAGAGAAAAACGAAGTAGTCAGTGTAGAAGATTTTGCCAAATGGTTATGGTTCTATTCAAATGCTGCATGTCAGGTGAGCTATCAACAATACTCAGGAAGTTATGACAAGCAGAAGTTTTATGATCCCAATATGAAGAAAAGTGAGCGTGTCTATACAACTTCTAATAATCACCCGTCAACTTGCTCTTATTGTTCAAAGATTGCTCATGACAGTTATTGTccacaaatgaagaaaaatgacATAGATACTCGTTGAAAAAAAGTAACAACAAATAAATTATGCTTTTCTTGCCTAAAACGTAATCATCAGAATAATAACTGTAGAAGAAAGAAGCCATGTGGACAGACTGGTTGTATTTTAACTCATCATCCTCTTCTTCATAAAGACACCAACTCAACTAATGCTGATGTTTTGAATATTGTTGGTACGATGAGAAGTAAAACTATAGTATTATTGCGGTTTATTCCACTCAAAATTCATGGTCGTAAAGAAACTCTTGAAATTTATGCTCTTTGTGATGAAGGCTCAATAGTTACACTTCTACAAGACAAAATAGCTGATCAAATTAGAATACAGGGAGAAAAAAAACCATTATGTTTACAATGGACTAATGATGATGTGATTAAAGAAGAGAATTCAACTCGATTAGacataaatatttcaagaattgACAATGATGATACTTTTCTACTAAGATGGGTTCGCACAGTGTCGAACTTATCGCTACTTGAACAATCATTCAATATTAATGATCATCCACATTTGGAAGGTATTCCTATTGAAAATTACACGAAAGTGAAGCCTGTTATGATCATTGGCCAAGATAACATCGACTTAATAATACCCAGATCCGTTCAATCTACACCAGCAAAAACCATTGTTGCATCAAAGTCTGAATTAGGATGGTCTGTACATGGACCAATTCAGTCAGAAGCAATAAACAAAGTTGGTTATCACATTTTTCATATACGTATGTGACAAAATAGAGGTTGAACCAGATTTGAAGCATGTTATGGAAAAATTTGACACTACGGTATCTTTTGGTAAAATTCATTTGTCGGAAATGGGGATAAATGAGGAAGACACCAAAGCTATCGAAATAATGAATAGGACAATAAAAAAGGTTGGCGAAAGATATGAAATAGGCATACTATGGAAGAATGACGACTGCAAAATGCCGGAAAGTTATGCTAAAGCTATGCAGAGAATCTGGAAATCTGGTAAACTTGGGGATGAAGAAATACCATCGAATTTGAAACA
Above is a window of Coccinella septempunctata chromosome 5, icCocSept1.1, whole genome shotgun sequence DNA encoding:
- the LOC123313569 gene encoding uncharacterized protein LOC123313569 — encoded protein: MSKSERLRRSCAGQKRSLSKDFIWPENFGRHQFSKPEEESRMISINLDQGHNETTSKLNLSEQKKSSKNSDEDLAIETNHSDKIYGTKTTGKSGSSSLSVARRRIALEAENKRHDLEMKLIALEKQEILKAIEIVNMEEDLRKDEISTSSHKSEISEMLYIPRNKLKKEETSEWVDNLPDVYTEINENHKIMETTQTGNEIRLLCETSQEVIRSTKPTRNSELNSRNTCIDLPYFNGNHKDWPLFIQQFEHISSSYDYSDIEITLKLQKCLEDKQGQQ